The Microterricola viridarii nucleotide sequence GCTCCGTCATGCTCCCTCTCGTCATGCCGGGCCTCGTCGCCACCAGCGTATTCAGCTTCATCACCGCCTGGAACGAGTTCATCTTCGCGATGACGATGCTGGGCGGTGCCAGCGACAAGTACACGGTTGCCATCGGCCTGAAGCAGTTCTTCGGTGAGAACTCGAACGACTGGGGCAGCGTCATGGCGGCGTCCACGCTGATCACCCTGCCCGTGATGATCTTCTTCATCGTCGTCCAGGGCAAGCTCTCCTCCGGCCTCGTCGCAGGGGCGGTCAAGGGATGAGCGCCGCCGCGCACACCCCGGACCGGGACGTCCTCGAGGCCGTCAACGGGGTCATCGTTCCCGGCTTCTTCGGCACCGAGCTGCCGCAGTGGCTCGCCGACGCCCTCGATGACGGCGTTGCCGGCGTCGTCTACTTCGGCCAGAACATCTCCGCGCAGACCGAGGCGCTCTCCGCGTCGATTCGTGCCCACCGGCCACACGCGCTCATCGCGACCGACGAGGAGGGCGGCACGGTCACCAGACTGGAGTCCGTACACGGCTCGACCGTCCCCGGCCCGGCGCAGCTGGGCGTCGTGAACGACCCGGAGCTGAGCGCCGCGGTGGGTGCAGCACTCGCCGCGCGCGCCCGCGCCGTCGGCGTCAACCTGGTCTTCGGGCCAGTCGCCGATGTGAACACCAATCCGGCGAACCCCGTCATCGGCGTGCGCTCGTTCGGGGCCGATGCCCCGACGGTCGCCGCCCACGTCGCGGCGACGGTGCGCGGCATCCAGGCCTCTGGCGCCGTCGCGGCTTGTGCCAAGCACTTCCCCGGACACGGTGACACCCATTCCGACTCGCACCTGGCCCTGCCCGAGCTGAGCATCGCGGCCAGCGAGATCGAGGACGTGCACTTTGCACCGTTCCGCGCTGCAATCGCTGCGGGCGTGCGCACCATCATGACCGCGCACATCCGTGTTCCGGCGTGGGGCGAGGCACCGGCCACGCTCAACCCCGTCATCCTCGGCAAGCTCCGGGCCCTGGGCTTCGAGGGCGTCATCGTGACCGACGCGCTCGACATGGCGGCGATCCGCGAAAGCGTGGGAGCCGGACCGGGCGCCGTTGCGGCGATCCAGGCCGGGGCCGATCTGCTGTGCATCGGCAACCCCCGCACCAACCTCGGCGGCTCGGGCGAAGCCGACGCCGACCGGCACGACTACCTCGAGGTGCGCGACGCACTGCTGGCGGCCGTGGCGTCGGGCGAGCTCGACCTCGATCAGCTTCGCCGGGCAGCCAGCAGGGTCCGCCTGCTCGCAGCCGAGCTGGACGCCGCGCGTGGCCTCGCCCAGTCCGAGACCGCGGAGCCCGACTGGGCGCCCGCCGTCGCGGCCGCCATCGGCATCCACGGCACCGTTGCTCGCACCCAGGAGCGGCTCTTCCTGCTCGACCTGCGCGCCCGCGCGACCCTGGCCGTCGCCAGCGAGTCCGACGCGTTCCGACGCGCGTTCGCAGCGCACCGTGACGTCGTGACCCCGGCGCGGATGCCACAGCAGGCCGCACCCGTCGTCGAACACCTCGACAGGGCACTCGCCGAGATCCCGGGCGGCGCCGATCT carries:
- a CDS encoding glycoside hydrolase family 3 N-terminal domain-containing protein: MSAAAHTPDRDVLEAVNGVIVPGFFGTELPQWLADALDDGVAGVVYFGQNISAQTEALSASIRAHRPHALIATDEEGGTVTRLESVHGSTVPGPAQLGVVNDPELSAAVGAALAARARAVGVNLVFGPVADVNTNPANPVIGVRSFGADAPTVAAHVAATVRGIQASGAVAACAKHFPGHGDTHSDSHLALPELSIAASEIEDVHFAPFRAAIAAGVRTIMTAHIRVPAWGEAPATLNPVILGKLRALGFEGVIVTDALDMAAIRESVGAGPGAVAAIQAGADLLCIGNPRTNLGGSGEADADRHDYLEVRDALLAAVASGELDLDQLRRAASRVRLLAAELDAARGLAQSETAEPDWAPAVAAAIGIHGTVARTQERLFLLDLRARATLAVASESDAFRRAFAAHRDVVTPARMPQQAAPVVEHLDRALAEIPGGADLVVLVDRIGVPGAQRDALARLAASRPDAVVVNVGVVPEPGCPSTLDRIDARASSALAAGLVAELVCAPLARAGVPA